From Variovorax sp. PMC12, the proteins below share one genomic window:
- the lpxC gene encoding UDP-3-O-acyl-N-acetylglucosamine deacetylase encodes MLQQRTLKSISRAVGVGLHSGQRVELTLRPAPADTGIVFRRVDLPEPVDIRMTAESVTDTRLASTVSTGGAKVQTVEHIMSACAGLGIDNLYIDITADEVPILDGSASSFVFLLQSAGIALQKAPRRFIRVTRKVEVREGEGANEKWARLEPYHGFKLSFEIDFDHRVVNSTGQRVEFDLGTDSYSRDIARARTFGFTKEVEYMRSKGLALGGGLDNAIVMDDTKVLNAGGLRYDDEFVKHKILDAMGDLYIIGKPLLAAYTAFRSGHALNNKLLRELLSHSDAYEVVTFEDEKRAPRGFGEVARAW; translated from the coding sequence GTGCTGCAACAACGAACCCTCAAGTCGATCAGCCGCGCCGTGGGCGTGGGGCTCCACAGCGGCCAACGCGTGGAACTGACCCTGCGACCGGCCCCGGCCGACACGGGCATCGTGTTCCGCCGCGTCGACCTGCCGGAGCCTGTCGACATCCGCATGACCGCCGAGTCGGTCACCGACACGCGACTGGCGTCCACGGTCTCCACCGGTGGCGCCAAGGTGCAGACCGTCGAGCACATCATGTCGGCCTGCGCGGGCCTCGGCATCGACAACCTCTACATCGACATCACGGCCGACGAAGTGCCGATCCTCGACGGGTCGGCCTCTTCGTTCGTGTTCCTGCTGCAGAGCGCGGGCATCGCGCTGCAGAAGGCGCCGCGCCGCTTCATTCGCGTGACCCGCAAGGTCGAGGTGCGCGAGGGCGAGGGCGCCAACGAGAAGTGGGCGCGGCTGGAGCCGTACCACGGCTTCAAGCTGAGCTTCGAGATCGACTTCGACCACCGCGTCGTCAATTCCACCGGCCAGCGCGTGGAGTTCGACCTGGGCACCGACTCCTACAGCCGCGACATCGCGCGCGCCCGCACCTTCGGCTTCACGAAAGAGGTCGAGTACATGCGCAGCAAGGGCCTCGCGCTCGGCGGTGGCCTGGACAACGCCATCGTGATGGACGACACCAAGGTGCTCAATGCAGGCGGCCTGCGCTACGACGACGAGTTCGTGAAGCACAAGATCCTCGACGCCATGGGCGACCTGTACATCATCGGCAAGCCGCTGCTGGCCGCGTACACCGCGTTCCGCTCGGGCCATGCGCTGAACAACAAGCTGCTGCGCGAGCTGCTCTCGCACAGCGACGCCTACGAAGTCGTGACCTTCGAAGACGAGAAGCGCGCACCGCGCGGCTTCGGCGAAGTCGCCCGCGCCTGGTAG
- a CDS encoding phosphatidate cytidylyltransferase — MNQFLRNLTPTQQVAALFLIVFGVLAIVSATAFFLTFRERRNPVHDAAWQAELAHFRGLLGTTWFMAVIFWIGWALGETVATVLFALIAFFSLREFITLSPTRRGDHRSLILAFFVVLPIQFWLVATARFDLFTVFIPVYVFLAIPVASALANDPSQFLERNAKLQWGIMVCVYGMSHVPALLLLSFPGYECKSAFLVFFLVFVVQTSVLVQHLISRRTQRAPFAPNVSRSFNWTSWGIGIVVASLVGALFSFITPFKFAQALAVSVIACIAGSMGHLVMKALKRDRGIPNWGKKGVGVTGANGLLDRVDALCFAAPIFFHSIRWYFNA, encoded by the coding sequence ATGAACCAGTTCCTGCGCAACCTGACCCCGACCCAGCAGGTCGCCGCCCTCTTCCTCATCGTCTTCGGCGTGCTCGCGATCGTGAGCGCCACCGCGTTCTTCCTCACCTTCAGGGAACGCCGCAACCCCGTGCACGACGCCGCCTGGCAGGCCGAGCTGGCCCACTTCCGCGGACTGCTCGGCACCACCTGGTTCATGGCCGTGATCTTCTGGATCGGCTGGGCGCTGGGCGAGACGGTGGCCACCGTGCTCTTCGCGCTGATCGCCTTCTTCTCGCTGCGCGAATTCATCACCCTCTCGCCCACGCGGCGCGGCGACCACCGCAGCCTCATCCTCGCCTTCTTCGTCGTGCTGCCGATCCAGTTCTGGCTCGTCGCCACCGCGCGCTTCGACCTTTTCACCGTCTTCATCCCGGTCTACGTGTTCCTCGCCATTCCGGTGGCGAGCGCGCTGGCCAACGACCCGAGCCAATTCCTCGAACGCAACGCCAAGCTGCAGTGGGGCATCATGGTCTGCGTCTACGGCATGAGCCACGTGCCCGCGCTGCTGCTGCTGAGCTTCCCCGGCTACGAATGCAAGAGCGCCTTCCTCGTGTTCTTCCTAGTGTTCGTGGTGCAGACCTCGGTGCTGGTGCAGCACCTCATCTCGCGCCGCACCCAGCGCGCGCCCTTCGCGCCCAACGTGAGCCGCAGCTTCAACTGGACCAGCTGGGGCATCGGCATCGTGGTGGCGAGCCTGGTGGGCGCGCTGTTCTCCTTCATCACGCCGTTCAAGTTCGCCCAGGCGCTCGCGGTGTCGGTCATCGCATGCATCGCCGGGTCGATGGGGCACCTGGTGATGAAGGCGCTAAAGCGCGACCGCGGCATTCCCAACTGGGGCAAGAAGGGCGTGGGCGTGACCGGGGCCAACGGGCTGCTCGACCGCGTCGACGCGCTGTGCTTCGCGGCGCCGATCTTCTTCCACTCGATCCGCTGGTACTTCAACGCCTGA
- the glyA gene encoding serine hydroxymethyltransferase: MPAALQRRPWVPAASEDHVLSIAADAAVRDAAGVAAEIERLVADNHRIHDVDGLNLNPATNVMNPAAEALLSRGLGSRPSLGYPGDKYEMGLEAIERIEVVAAELAAEVFGAKFAEVRVGSGALSNLYVFMATCQPGDTIIAPPATIGGHVTHHAAGAAGLYGLKTVPAPVDADGYTVDVAALARLAREVKPKLITIGGSLNLFPHPVPAIREIADSVGAKLLFDAAHLSGMVAGKAWPQPLEEGAHAITMSTYKSLGGPAGGLIVSNDAALMERIDAIAYPGLTANSDAGRTAALARGLLDWKVHGKAYAVAMRETAQALARALDAQGLPVFAKARGFTQSHQLAVEAARWGGGQRAAKLLAQGGLLACGIGLPISPVDGDINGLRLGVPEIVRLGFTAEDMPQLASWISRALQGDAASVAAEVRERRKRLGELRYIVR, encoded by the coding sequence ATGCCAGCCGCCCTGCAACGCCGCCCCTGGGTTCCCGCCGCCAGCGAAGACCACGTGCTCTCCATCGCCGCCGATGCCGCAGTGCGCGATGCGGCCGGTGTCGCCGCCGAGATCGAGCGGCTGGTGGCCGACAACCACCGCATCCACGATGTCGACGGCCTGAACCTCAACCCCGCCACCAACGTCATGAACCCGGCGGCCGAGGCCCTGCTGTCGCGCGGGCTCGGCTCGCGCCCGTCGCTCGGCTATCCCGGCGACAAATACGAGATGGGGCTGGAAGCCATCGAGCGCATCGAGGTGGTCGCCGCCGAGCTGGCGGCCGAGGTGTTCGGCGCCAAGTTCGCTGAGGTGCGCGTGGGCTCCGGCGCGCTGTCGAATCTCTATGTGTTCATGGCCACTTGCCAGCCCGGCGACACCATCATCGCGCCACCCGCCACCATCGGAGGCCACGTCACGCACCATGCGGCGGGCGCGGCCGGGCTCTACGGCCTGAAGACCGTGCCGGCGCCCGTCGATGCCGACGGCTACACCGTCGACGTGGCCGCGCTGGCCCGGCTGGCGCGCGAGGTGAAACCGAAGCTCATCACCATCGGCGGCAGCCTCAATCTCTTTCCGCACCCCGTGCCCGCCATCCGCGAGATTGCCGACAGCGTGGGCGCGAAGCTGCTGTTCGACGCCGCGCACCTGTCGGGCATGGTGGCCGGCAAGGCATGGCCGCAGCCGCTCGAAGAGGGCGCGCATGCCATCACCATGAGCACCTACAAGAGCCTGGGCGGACCGGCGGGCGGGCTGATCGTGTCGAACGACGCGGCGCTGATGGAGCGCATCGACGCCATCGCCTATCCCGGCCTCACGGCCAATTCGGACGCGGGCCGCACCGCCGCGCTGGCCCGCGGGCTGCTCGACTGGAAGGTTCACGGCAAGGCCTATGCGGTTGCGATGCGCGAGACCGCGCAGGCACTGGCGCGCGCGCTCGATGCCCAGGGGCTGCCGGTGTTCGCCAAGGCGCGCGGCTTCACGCAGTCGCACCAGCTGGCGGTCGAGGCCGCGCGCTGGGGCGGCGGGCAGCGCGCCGCGAAGCTGCTCGCGCAAGGCGGCCTGCTGGCCTGCGGCATCGGGCTGCCCATTTCGCCGGTCGATGGCGACATCAACGGCCTGCGGCTCGGCGTGCCGGAGATCGTGCGCCTCGGCTTCACGGCCGAGGACATGCCGCAGCTGGCGTCGTGGATCTCGCGCGCCCTGCAAGGCGACGCCGCCTCGGTGGCGGCCGAAGTGCGCGAGCGCCGCAAGCGCCTGGGCGAGCTGCGTTACATCGTGCGCTGA
- the ftsZ gene encoding cell division protein FtsZ: protein MTIEMIEVEEFNQGTQIKVIGVGGGGGNAVAHMMERGVQGVQFVCANTDAQALQRSSAHKIIQLGTSGLGAGSKPEKGRDAAEAAVDDIRAAIDGAHMLFITAGMGGGTGTGAAPVIARVAKEMGILTVGVVTKPFDWEGGRRMTNADAGLAELEANVDSLIVVLNEKLLDVLGEDVTQDEAFAQANDVLKNAVGGISEIINEYGGVNVDFEDVRTVMGEPGKAMMGTAAAAGPDRARIAAEQAVACPLLEGIDLSGAKGVLVLVTASKGSLKLNESKLAMNTIRAYASPDAHVIYGAAYDDSLGDEMRVTVVATGLSRADARRQAPTLEVIRTGTDNIGFTVPTLGGTGHAHSSGSQPNYDGMAVPSVWRTNRTMAAAKVDALSSGGMDDFEIPAFLRRQAD from the coding sequence ATGACCATCGAAATGATCGAAGTCGAAGAGTTCAATCAGGGCACGCAGATCAAGGTGATCGGCGTCGGCGGTGGCGGCGGCAATGCGGTCGCCCACATGATGGAGCGCGGCGTGCAGGGCGTTCAGTTCGTCTGCGCGAACACCGACGCCCAGGCACTGCAGCGCAGCAGCGCGCACAAGATCATCCAGCTCGGCACCAGCGGCCTGGGCGCCGGCAGCAAGCCCGAGAAGGGCCGTGACGCGGCCGAAGCGGCGGTGGACGACATCCGCGCGGCCATCGACGGCGCGCACATGCTGTTCATCACCGCCGGCATGGGCGGCGGCACCGGCACCGGCGCGGCTCCCGTGATCGCGCGCGTCGCCAAGGAAATGGGCATCCTGACCGTGGGCGTGGTGACCAAGCCCTTCGACTGGGAAGGCGGCCGCCGCATGACCAACGCCGACGCCGGCCTGGCCGAGCTCGAAGCCAACGTCGACTCGCTGATCGTGGTGCTCAACGAGAAGCTGCTCGACGTGCTGGGCGAAGACGTCACGCAGGACGAAGCCTTCGCGCAAGCCAACGACGTGCTGAAGAACGCCGTGGGCGGCATCTCGGAAATCATCAACGAGTACGGTGGCGTGAACGTCGACTTCGAAGACGTGCGCACCGTGATGGGCGAACCCGGCAAGGCCATGATGGGCACGGCCGCGGCCGCGGGCCCCGACCGCGCGCGCATCGCCGCCGAACAGGCCGTGGCCTGCCCGCTGCTCGAAGGCATCGACCTGTCGGGCGCCAAGGGCGTGCTGGTGCTGGTGACGGCATCGAAGGGCTCGCTGAAGCTGAACGAGTCGAAGCTGGCGATGAACACCATCCGCGCCTACGCTTCGCCGGACGCGCACGTGATCTACGGCGCCGCCTACGACGACAGCCTCGGCGACGAGATGCGCGTCACCGTGGTGGCCACCGGCCTGTCGCGCGCCGACGCACGCCGCCAGGCCCCGACGCTGGAAGTCATCCGCACCGGCACCGACAACATCGGCTTCACCGTGCCCACGCTGGGCGGCACCGGCCACGCGCACAGCAGCGGCAGCCAGCCGAACTACGACGGCATGGCCGTGCCCAGCGTGTGGCGCACCAACCGCACGATGGCCGCCGCCAAGGTGGACGCGCTGTCGTCGGGCGGCATGGACGACTTCGAGATCCCGGCCTTCCTGCGCCGCCAGGCCGACTGA
- a CDS encoding LysR family transcriptional regulator — MRAFEAAARHGSFARAAEELFVTPAAVAQQIKALESWAGGALFERHSQGIRLSAHGRRALPALSAAVDQLGLAVQALRHETQTAARRSTLQVAALPAVAQLWLSPRLSRLKAALPGVQVSVTALEQPPNFRREPFDLGLFYARAGEHIETAVGAQAIPLARDRLLPVCSPRLQQPLPSGRPRSLDDLAELLARCGGLHDTVWQDDWRRWLQATRAGTTAAEADALAAGPDFSLYSLALQAAVDGEGVLMGREQLVAPLLAQGRLHAPWGRPKTLGDTVMLLVPAHRKGPLLAQQVQALQALAALSARACGVG, encoded by the coding sequence GTGCGTGCCTTCGAAGCGGCCGCGCGCCATGGCAGCTTCGCGCGGGCGGCGGAAGAGCTGTTCGTCACCCCGGCCGCCGTCGCGCAGCAGATCAAGGCGCTGGAGAGCTGGGCCGGCGGCGCGCTGTTCGAACGGCACAGCCAGGGCATACGCCTGAGCGCGCACGGGCGGCGCGCCCTGCCTGCCCTCAGCGCCGCCGTCGACCAGCTCGGCCTCGCGGTGCAGGCGCTGCGCCACGAGACCCAGACCGCCGCTCGCCGCAGCACGCTGCAAGTGGCGGCCCTGCCTGCCGTGGCGCAGCTGTGGCTGTCGCCCCGGCTCTCGCGATTGAAGGCCGCGCTGCCCGGCGTGCAGGTGTCGGTGACGGCGCTCGAGCAGCCGCCGAACTTTCGCCGCGAGCCCTTCGACCTGGGGTTGTTCTATGCGCGGGCCGGTGAGCACATCGAGACGGCAGTCGGCGCGCAAGCCATTCCTCTGGCGCGAGACCGGCTGCTTCCGGTCTGCAGTCCACGCCTGCAGCAGCCGTTGCCCAGCGGCCGGCCCCGATCGCTCGACGACCTGGCGGAACTGCTGGCCCGCTGTGGCGGCCTGCACGACACCGTGTGGCAAGACGACTGGCGGCGCTGGCTGCAAGCCACGCGCGCCGGCACCACGGCGGCCGAAGCCGATGCGCTGGCCGCGGGGCCGGACTTCTCGCTCTACAGCCTCGCGCTGCAGGCCGCGGTCGACGGCGAAGGTGTGCTGATGGGCCGTGAACAGCTCGTCGCGCCGCTGCTCGCCCAAGGCAGGCTGCATGCGCCATGGGGACGGCCTAAGACACTGGGAGATACCGTCATGCTGCTGGTGCCGGCCCATCGCAAGGGGCCGCTGCTGGCGCAGCAGGTGCAGGCGCTGCAGGCGTTGGCCGCCTTGAGTGCCAGGGCCTGCGGCGTCGGCTAG
- the ruvC gene encoding crossover junction endodeoxyribonuclease RuvC, which translates to MRILGIDPGLQTTGFGVVDADGHALRYVASGTISTRHLGTGNLPARLKVLFDGIAEITARYQPDASAVEIIFVNVNPQSTLLLGQARGACVTSLVNSNLSVAEYTALQMKKAVAGHGQAAKAQVQEMVKRLLDLPGLPGADAADALGIAITHAQVGRSMARLAQAAELSKTHAGTYRQGRSR; encoded by the coding sequence ATGCGAATTCTCGGCATCGACCCCGGCTTGCAGACCACCGGCTTCGGCGTGGTCGACGCGGACGGCCATGCGCTGCGCTACGTGGCCAGCGGCACCATCAGCACGCGGCACCTGGGCACCGGCAACCTGCCGGCACGGCTCAAGGTGCTGTTCGACGGCATTGCGGAAATCACGGCGCGCTACCAGCCCGATGCGTCGGCGGTGGAAATCATCTTCGTCAACGTCAACCCGCAGTCGACCCTGCTGCTGGGGCAGGCGCGCGGCGCGTGCGTGACCTCGCTGGTCAACAGCAACCTCTCGGTGGCCGAATACACGGCGCTGCAGATGAAGAAGGCCGTGGCCGGGCACGGGCAGGCCGCCAAGGCGCAGGTGCAGGAGATGGTGAAGCGCCTGCTCGACCTGCCGGGCCTGCCCGGCGCCGACGCGGCCGATGCGCTGGGCATCGCCATCACGCATGCGCAGGTGGGGCGTTCGATGGCGCGGCTCGCGCAGGCGGCCGAGCTTTCGAAGACGCATGCCGGCACCTACCGGCAAGGCCGCTCGCGCTGA
- the ftsA gene encoding cell division protein FtsA — MPKEYKDLVVGLDIGTAKVMVVVAEVLPGGELKLAGLGIAPSNGLKRGVVVNIDATVQSIQQALKEAELMADCKISRVYTGITGSHIRGINSSGMVAVKDKEVTPADVARVVETARAINISSDQRLLLVEPQEFVIDGQDVKEPIGMSGMRLEAKVHIVTGAQSAAENIIKCVRRCGLEVDQLMLNPLASSQAVLTEDERELGVVLVDIGAGTTDVAIFTNGAIRHTAVIPIAGDLITSDIAMALRTPTKDAEDIKVENGFAKQLLADPDTQVEVPGLGDRGPRMLSKQALAGVIEPRIEEIFSLVQQVVRESGYEEVLSSGVVLTGGSAVMPGMVELGEDIFLKPVRRGIPKYSSALSDMVAQPRAATVMGLLEEARFARMRGFKVAQKNGSVKTAFGRFKDFIVGNF, encoded by the coding sequence ATGCCCAAAGAATACAAAGACCTGGTCGTAGGACTCGACATCGGCACCGCCAAAGTGATGGTGGTGGTGGCCGAGGTGCTGCCCGGCGGCGAGCTCAAGCTGGCCGGCCTCGGCATCGCGCCGAGCAACGGGCTCAAGCGCGGCGTGGTGGTGAACATCGACGCCACGGTGCAGAGCATCCAGCAGGCGCTGAAAGAGGCCGAGCTGATGGCCGACTGCAAGATCAGCCGGGTCTACACCGGCATCACCGGCAGCCACATCCGGGGCATCAACTCGAGCGGCATGGTGGCGGTGAAGGACAAGGAAGTGACGCCCGCCGACGTGGCCCGCGTGGTGGAGACGGCGCGCGCCATCAACATCTCCAGCGACCAGCGCCTGCTGCTGGTGGAGCCGCAGGAGTTCGTGATCGACGGCCAGGACGTGAAGGAGCCGATCGGCATGAGCGGCATGCGGCTCGAGGCCAAGGTGCACATCGTGACCGGCGCGCAGAGCGCGGCCGAGAACATCATCAAGTGCGTGCGCCGCTGCGGCCTGGAGGTCGACCAGCTGATGCTGAACCCGCTGGCCTCCAGCCAGGCGGTGCTGACCGAGGACGAGCGCGAACTGGGCGTGGTGCTGGTCGACATCGGCGCGGGCACCACCGACGTGGCGATCTTCACCAACGGCGCGATCCGCCATACGGCCGTGATCCCGATCGCCGGTGACCTCATCACGAGCGACATCGCGATGGCGCTGCGCACGCCGACCAAGGACGCGGAAGACATCAAGGTCGAGAACGGCTTCGCCAAGCAGCTGCTGGCCGACCCCGACACGCAGGTCGAAGTGCCGGGACTCGGCGACCGCGGCCCGCGCATGCTGAGCAAGCAGGCGTTGGCCGGCGTGATCGAGCCGCGCATCGAGGAAATCTTCTCGCTGGTGCAGCAGGTGGTGCGCGAGTCGGGCTATGAAGAAGTGCTGTCGTCGGGCGTGGTGCTCACGGGCGGCAGCGCGGTGATGCCCGGCATGGTCGAACTCGGCGAGGACATCTTCCTCAAGCCGGTGCGACGCGGCATTCCAAAGTATTCCAGCGCGTTGTCTGACATGGTCGCGCAGCCTCGCGCCGCTACAGTCATGGGCCTTCTCGAAGAGGCACGCTTCGCGCGCATGCGCGGCTTCAAGGTCGCGCAGAAGAACGGGTCGGTGAAAACCGCATTCGGGCGCTTCAAGGACTTCATAGTGGGGAATTTCTGA